In the genome of Vigna unguiculata cultivar IT97K-499-35 unplaced genomic scaffold, ASM411807v1 contig_610, whole genome shotgun sequence, one region contains:
- the LOC114172484 gene encoding uncharacterized protein LOC114172484, whose product MKSIMKERGEPMTWEAFRGKFLSEYFPDSVRFAKEVEFFQLTQGGKSVTDYAKKFKHLIRFYTLPLDEEWRCHKFKNDLRGDIRLMVARLSIKDFAALVEKARVMEKMKNEVEGQRPQQPQRIGGLSGSTPRHEERRRPYDRPHHQPQESRNFSPQQGRGHFGKNCPNLSRAAIRPPIQTTYQHQQRNRGNMPQATGRVYAMTGAEAAS is encoded by the exons ATGAAGTCCATCATGAAGGAGCGAGGAGAGCCTATGACTTGGGAGGCCTTCAGGGGGAAGTTCCTCTCGGAATACTTCCCTGACAGTGTGAGATttgccaaggaggtggaattcttCCAACTGACCCAAGGAGGAAAATCTGTGACAGACTATGCTAAGAAGTTCAAGCATCTCATCCGTTTCTACACCTTGCCACTCGATGAAGAGTGGAGATGCCATAAGTTTAAGAATGACCTCCGTGGCGACATCCGCTTGATGGTAGCCCGTCTATCCATTAAGGACTTTGCTGCACTGGTGGAGAAAGCAcgagtgatggagaagatgaagaatgaggtGGAAGGTCAGCGTCCACAACAGCCACAAAGGATAGGTGGACTATCTGGGTCCACGCCCAGacatgaggagcggaggagaccatatGACAGACCTCACCATCAGCCTCAGGAGTCTAGGAACTTTTCCCCTCAACAGGGTCGG GGCCACTTTGGGAAAAACTGCCCCAACCTTTCTAGGGCAGCGATACGCCCTCCAATTCAGACTACCTACCAGCACCAGCAGAGGAATAGAGGCAACATGCCTCAGGCGACAGGCAGAGTGTATGCCATGACCGGAGCGGAGGCTGCTAGCTAA